From the genome of Homalodisca vitripennis isolate AUS2020 chromosome 8, UT_GWSS_2.1, whole genome shotgun sequence, one region includes:
- the LOC124368242 gene encoding uncharacterized protein LOC124368242, translated as MISFSRSSTPIIFPYTLEDQHLSRSLMIKDLGVMLSPNLNPQEHINYICKRANSALYFVVRNSRNMFSIRALRILYIHLVRPLLEYYSPVWSPYLIGQIDGLENVQTRFIRFVGVLLGFDYRTAPIHDLQLQLNLMPLHTRQIINDLLFLRKLINSKIDAPDLLVKLDFRTSRHLRHTYLFARRQYSTQYLFHSTFPRLQLLANNMPNDIDLFYTREEALKRKFFVWRALH; from the coding sequence ATGATATCTTTCTCCAGGTCTAGCACACCTATCATATTCCCTTACACACTTGAAGATCAACACCTCTCGCGTTCTCTGATGATAAAAGATCTTGGAGTCATGCTTTCTCCTAATTTAAATCCTCAAgaacatattaactatatttgtaaGAGAGCTAATTCTGCCCTATACTTCGTCGTACGGAACAGCCGCAACATGTTCTCTATTCGTGCTCTACGGATCCTTTACATCCATCTGGTGAGACCCTTATTGGAATATTATTCACCTGTTTGGAGCCCTTACTTGATTGGACAGATTGATGGGCTTGAGAACGTTCAAACCCGTTTCATCCGTTTTGTTGGTGTGCTGCTAGGCTTCGACTACCGCACTGCTCCAATTCATGATCTGCAACTTCAGTTGAACTTGATGCCACTTCACACAAGACAAATAATCAATGACCTACTGTTCCTGAGGAAGCTGATTAACTCGAAAATTGATGCCCCAGATCTACTTGTCAAGCTGGACTTCCGCACTTCTCGACACCTGCGCCACACCTATCTTTTTGCTAGACGTCAGTATTCGACCCAGTACTTGTTCCACAGCACTTTTCCTCGCCTCCAGCTGCTGGCCAACAACATGCCGAACGACATTGATCTGTTCTATACAAGGGAGGAGGCCTTGAAAAGGAAGTTTTTTGTCTGGAGGGCACTGCATTGA